One region of Arvicola amphibius chromosome 3, mArvAmp1.2, whole genome shotgun sequence genomic DNA includes:
- the LOC119808720 gene encoding histone H2A.Z-like — protein sequence MAGGKAGKDSGKAKTKAVSRWKRAGLQFPVGHIHRHLKSRTTSHGRMGATAAVYSAAILEYLTAELAIRGGEEMDSLIKATIAGGGVIPHIHKSLTGKKGQQKTV from the exons ATGGCTGGCGGTAAGGCTGGAAAAGACTCCGGAAAGGCCAAGACAAAGGCGGTTTCCCGCTGGAAGCGAGCCGGTTTGCAGTTCCCTGTGGGCCATATTCATCGACACCTGAAATCTAGGACAACCAGCCACGGACGTATGGGCGCGACCGCAGCTGTGTACAGCGCAGCCATCCTGGAGTACCTCACCGCAGAG CTCGCTATTCGTGGAGGTGAAGAAATGGACTCTCTGATCAAGGCTACAATTGCTGGTGGTGGTGTCATCCCGCACATCCACAAGTCTCTGACTGGGAAGAAGGGACAACAGAAGACCGTCTAA